Within Sardina pilchardus chromosome 21, fSarPil1.1, whole genome shotgun sequence, the genomic segment tgggttgtgtttcccaaaaccatacattataacctgttagcaacttattTGGCTGGCAATAACTTTACTAACTTAGTTAGcagctatggttttgggaaacgcgccCCTGGTAAACCTACGTAGTGCagttatagccaatagagggccgtgaatgcagaagtgctgtccttgttacgagttgatgaatgcagaagtgccgaccttgttacgagttgatgaaccactaaaatgattttggaaacgttaTTTTAAGGtccaaaaaactctttagtgttgctttcatGCAGCAAATGCTCATTGGGCCCTTGTGTCTCTTTGCAGTCCCTGTGGACCCCAGCCTGATCATCATTGTGCTGGCCAAGGAGGACGCGTACATCCCCCGCACCGGCGTGAGGAGTCTGCAGGAGATCTGGCCTAACTGTGAGGTTCGGTATCTCAACGGTGGCCACATCAGCGCTTACCTCTTCAAACAGGGACTTTTTAGGTAAATAAAGTAAACCAGATCCAGATATGTTCACAGAATCCACTTGTGTCGGTTTTACCACTTCGTTGTAggaatgtgtacgtgtgtagtAAAAAACAGTTTGTGTTACAGTTGTGGCTGAAGAGCATGGTGGCTGTTATTTATTATGACTAACTACaaaattgtgttattttcacTTTCTCCAGGCAAGCTATTTATGACGCCTACGACCGGTTTCTTCAAAAGTATTCCCGTCTTGAGAAGTGAGTTTTAACACGCATGCTCTTAACTCAAACGCatagtgtgtgtgaagtgaagaacatGGAGAACTTTTGATGACATGAGCTGGAGACGCAGAAGAGCCCTGAAGGAATCCTCATTTGATGGGACAGACACTGTGGTGCTATGAGCAGCACCAGTGGGTAtttacaaacaaaaaagtaGCACTTATATGAAGACATCCATCGTTCAGTTCATTTCATCCCTAATGCCAATCCACAACGTGTGCTAActcgtgttttaattattccTTTTTCTCCACAATACCATACAGTACCTCCTTATCACGGTTGCCTTCCACTGTGTTTCGTACCTTGACTGAAACTACTGGGaattgggatttttttttttttttttttataaaagtaTTGTATTTTTGGATAAAGATAAATGGTGCCTCACAATGACTGTTAAACAAGAAGGTTCCTGCTTATTCTGTCCCACTCCTTTGGCccagtttgtttgttattgccaTCACATATTTTAACACTTGTTTTGATGGGGAAAGAATCCTACTACTGCCAAATAGTTGTTGATGAAAGAAAGTGTATTTTACAAACAAATTCTACTTCGTAGAGTATTAATAGATGTTTATACTAACAATTTAATGACATACCCTTTGCCATATTGACTTTTGGACCCAAATATTCCTAAAGCACATTCAAATGTCATTCATTTGTTTCCTGTTTCTTCActctaaaataaaaatgaaataacatAAAGCCCTGTTGTTGAGTgagtttattattattgttttattattgtttttttattattattattattattattattattattgtatagCCATTATTCAGAGCGAATTGTTTCCATTATGTAGACACATTTTTATCTAATGAAACTGGAGACTTAATTAACGTTAATATTACCAAAGatcgtagcgctctatgatctatATCACTTAACATTAtcatgttgtactgtacatttgccTATTCAATGTTGCAGGAGTATCCTGTGTGCACAGTTCGGCCGTGAATGATATATTACGACATTGTGACGTGGCTTAATATCAATAAATCTGAACAGTTTGGTAATTTTTGCTTCCCACGTTATTATGTAACATGATTTAGTGTGTGCGCGGGGATAATGGTTACATTTGGTTACATGTAGAGAACAGCTAGGCGGAAACGGAAATACTCATCTGACGTTTTGTTATGTGCACCAGCTGATCTGGCAATCAAGGCGATCTTGCTAACAACATCAGCCAGCAACTCTGGGAAAGCTACCGCACCCTGTCATCTTATCTGCACTCTTTGTTAACCTACAGCAGATAGAAGACCACTGAATTTTGGCAACATGCCCCTTGGGTGAAGATTCGGGTCTCGTACCCTCCGCGGATTCAGTTTTGCATAAGGCCATAACTAAGTGGCCTACTACGTTGTTCGGTTTGCTTAGCCAGCTGAGTAGCCTTGGGGGACTGCAACGTTACTTAACAACAACTAAAAAATATTGGTGAATATGATGGATACTCAAAGAATGGTCAGATGGCCCCGGAATTATCCGTGGCGTCCTATGTCGCCATAGAATCAGCCCCTAGGGGAATGTCTTCGTGAAGAAAATAAGCTATCCTAGCTAACTCGCTGGACTAGTTTCAGCAGGTACATAGCTAGTGACAGAAGACAGGCAAACCGTCGAGACACACTAACCTAATGCGAGGTTAGGCTACTCGGTGGCAACGGACGCATCCTACCATAATATTCAATTAGTAGCCTATTCCTCAAAAAGGGCAAAATGTGGTTAAAACTGTTCTTCCTACTTCTGTACTTTctggtgttgtttgttttggcacGTTTCTTTGAAGCTATAGTATGGTATGAAACGGGCATTTTTGCAACTCAACTCGTGGACCCTGTCACGTTGagttttaaaaagttgaaaacCATCCTGGAATGTCGGGGATTGGGATACTCCGGCTTGGCAGAGAAGAAGGATGTTAGAGAACTGGTTGAAAAGTCAGGTAAGTCTCTCAGCTGTTCAGGGACAATTGTGGCATGTGGTTTCTTATCTGATCTCAATACAGGTCTATTCATTATTCAGTGGCTGTGTTGAATTACTGATTAACCCTATTATGAGTAGcctacatgacaataaacttgaacttgaacataATTCTACACAATTATTTGTTGAAAAATGGTAGGCAGGCCTATTGTCTGGCTACAAATATGCATTTTGTTAAATGTAAGTTGTTTGTTTAATGCAGGTGATTTGATGCAAGGGGAACTGTATTCTGCTATTAAAAATGAGAAAGAACAGCCTGGGACAGACTCAAGCACTACATTCAGTGGGGAGATGCACTTTTATGAACTGGTAGAAGATACTAAAGATGGGATATGGTTGGTCCAAGTAAGTGCTTGTCATCAACATTCCAAGTTCCCAGACATTCTCAATCAGTCCATTGTATGCAATATAATAAATTACATTaatggtgttttgtgtgtagaaAAGATAACTCagaacttttcttttttttttaaatctaggtAATCGCTCAAGGCAGGGATCCACTCTTGAGCAAAGCCAATTGGGGTAAAATGATTCAGAAAGTGTCCCAATTTGGAATTCGCACTGGCACTTTCAACTGCTCAAGTGACTCAAGGTGAGGGATTCTTGAGTTATAGATGGAacagggaacagaaaatgtgtttatttgtttgaatATTTTGAAAGGCAACTAATAGAGACATTGCAAAATCTGTATTTCCACTAAAATCGCGATATGCTGTGTAAGACTCTCATATGGTTTGATGTAAATATTGTAGGTATAATGCAAATGTAACTTGCAACTGTCTATACTGGTGTCTGTGTAATGTACATTTTTCTTTGAGATTTTAATATTTGAGGTACATGAATAGACAATCTATTTTCCCTCTGTCTAAGAGTTAATATCCCGTTGAGGGAGCCACAAAATATCTGATTGAcaaaaataatgaatgaaacCTTGGGCTGATAGATTAATCGAATTGAACTAATGCCACCAGGAAATTACAAAGGCTGCAATGAATAGTCAAGATctcatatattttttaaatttgtgTCGTCCTTGTGTGACATTGTCATCAGAGGTTCCATGCTAATTAATCAGATGTGGCCCATCTCAAACCAACATTTGGAAGTAATTTATACCTTTTTGGTTGCACTTTGGACTGGTAGATTCAGTTAATGTTTTGATGTTATCTTAGTTTATTTGTTAAGCACAAATTGAAGTATCTGTGCAAGGTGGGAACGAAGCCTAGAAGGCTTGTACAGAGTTCCACACTTAAAAAAGTCTTAATTGGTAATCCTTCAATACATTTTATATGTATTATTTACTGAATCTTGAACGGAAACACTTTTGTTGCAAATCAAATCGCAATCTCAATATCTATAGGAAAATTGGATTGCAATTGGATATTTTCCTCAAATCGCTTAGCCCTAGCGAAACGCACCTTGCgtaataccgtaatttcccgactaatAAGCCGCGGCGTATACATTGTTTTTGCAAAAGttcttccactatgaggttaatacagggtggcaattaatatggtgttaatatagttttgtttcttttaacttgcataaaacatcttcgtgtggcttatacacaatgtggctcaTATGCGGGAAATCACTGTACGTTTCTTGCTGTAGCCATTGCACCAACTGACATGAAGgtattcctgtttttttttcccagataCTGCCGTAAGCGTGGCTGGATGAAGTCCACACTAATCATGTCTGTGCCACAGACGTCGGCCTCTAAGGGCAAGGTCATGCTGAAGGAGTACAACGGCCGGCGCATCGAGACCGAGCACATCTTCAAGTGGATGACGGCACACGTGGCCTCGCGCATCAAAACCATCCACGTCTCGCGGCAGCTGGAGGACGACTGGTACCAGCGGGACAAGCACGCGGTCAAGATGTTCCTCTTCGCCAAGCTCGACCAGCCGCCGGCCTTCTTCTCGGCGCTCAGCGTCAAGTTCACGGGCCGCATCGAGTTCATCTTCGTCGACGTGCGCCACTGGGACAACGCCAGCTGCCTGGAGGAGATCGGCGTGACGCAGACGCCCTCCTACGTCCTCAAAACACCCGAGGGCATCTACAGGTACGGCAACAGCACCGGGGAGTTCATGTCTCTGCACGCCATGGACACCTTCCTGCGCTCGGTGCAGCCCGAGGTCAACGACCTCTTTGTCCTCAGCCTGGTCATGGTCAACCTCATGGCCTGGATGGACCTTTTCGTCACGCAAGGAGCAACCATCAAGCGCTTTGTGGTGCTCATTAGCACTTTAGGGACGTACAACTCGCTGCTCATCATCTCCTGGCTGCCCATCCTGGGCTTCCTGCAGCTGCCGTACCTGGAGAGCTTCTACGAGTATAGCCTGAAGCTGCTGCGCTACGCGGACACCACCGCCATTGCCTCCTGGGTGAGGGCGGACTGGACCTTCTACTCCTCGCACCCGGCGCTCTTCCTCAGCACTTACCTGGCGCACGGGCTCCTCATCGACTACTTTGAGAAGAAGCGCCGGTGCGGCCGCGAAGACCAGAACGCCAACAACCTGGAGTGGCTGACCAGTCTGTGGGACTGGTACACCAGCTACCTGGTGCACCCCATTGCCTCCTTCCAGACGTTTCCCAACGAGTCCGACTGGGAGGACGACCCCAACTTCATCCTGGAGAGGCTAGCTTTTCCTGACCTCTGGCTGCGTCCCCTCGTCCCCATCGACTACATCAAACACCTGCCCACCTGGGGTTTCAAGAGCTCACAGGTCAGCACTACAGATGACAACGCGGACTCAAAAAGGGAAAGGGTACAAACGAGTGGGTTTAACGGAGACCCAGGTGAACACTGCAGTGATGTGGACAGTCCATGTGCAAGTGGCAGCTGTAGGAAGACGGACGAGTCGTGGTCTGGAGGAGAGGCTCAGGACGACGGTTCTCTCCCCTGGCCTGACGACATGCTCCCCTGCACCGAGTGCGTCGTGTGTCTGGAAAACTTCGAAGTCGACTGCCTCGTCATGGGGCTGCCATGTGGTCACGTTTTCCACCAGCAGTGCATTGTGGTCTGGCTTGCGGGAGGAAGGCACTGTTGTCCAGTCTGCAGATGGCCGTCATACAAGAAGAAGCCGCTGAGACCGGCCCATGGAGCGGACTCGCAAGAACAAGAGTAACAGTCACGTCCCTTCTCCCATCACCTGCTCCCCTCACCTAACTTATATAAGTACTTGATGTGTCCATTGTTAGTCTCtacttttttgttattgtttgttttctcttatGTTTCCATTGGCTTGAGCCTACACGCATTTAGGGGTATATGAGTTGCAATGGGTAATATAATCCTCACATCATTATTAGCATTGGtaattgtcaaaaaaaaaataacagtggAATAGGATTTCTTAACCATATTGAGATCTGATTTGCCTTGTTCGTAATAGATAATAGATTTGATCTGCATTGCAGCTTTAAACGTAAAAAATGTCAACATGTGAATGCCTCTTTGCAATGGCTTGCTTCATTATTGACATGAAGCAAGCTTCTTTACAATTACATGATCCTCCTCCCACTTCTCATATGACTCAAAAATGCAGGTGAAGGTTTCACAAAAGTCCACTTATATGCTCCATTGATGAGCagatttaatgtttaaaaagtGTGTTTAAAAAGTTTGTCAAATGATGTAATTGTTACAATTTGGAATCAAGTTACTTGATAGAGGTTTATATTCCTGACTGACATCTTGAAGGGTGAGTAGTTGGTCAGTTTATAatggaaatgaaaaaaagatataTACAAACAGATATTTATCTCCAGGCATGTTGTTTTAATATTTATTGAAAAAGCAAAAACTCTAAAGCAACAACTGCAATTTGGACATCATATCTTAAGATGATTTTAAAAAGCTTGCACAAGTCAAGACCAAATTACAGAATAATAAGCTAGCCTGTGATGTTAATGCTTTCTTGGTAGGAGTACGAATTAATGGAGAGTTTGGATTGGATTAACCCTGATAAAACTGGGTCCTGCTCACTTCCGATGTAATCTGAATCAGAATAGATTATGAAGAGAGAACTGTAATGTTCATTGAAATAAAGTTTATTTTCACCTGGATTTTATGGAAATGTTCCCAAATAAATTACTGTGCCTGTAACTTTTAGTATTGTGTTGTTGCAGCTGTCACTCTTTGGTTAATCTACAATAGCTGATATGTAAAGCTGAGGATGCTGATGATACCCCAATTGCCAAGACCAGATAACAGATAGTGGGTTTTATTTTTGCCTTCATTAGACCCACCTATATCACCAGTGTTCGTGGCCAGTGAATTAGTAATGCacaggtaggctatataatTCGGTAGgcctatgaaaaaaaaaatcaaagcatTATATGCAACCTTGAACTGGATCCTCCTGTGCCTGTCAAGTAATGGTGTCATCTAATCCAGAATAGACGCGAATTTTTGATAAAATCACATTGTAGGTTAAATGCCACTAGGCCTATCTCAAAAGTACAGTAGGCCGAGGTTATTTTGAAATTGCATACAAGACCTTCGACGTTCATCACCATGTTCATCACGTACATCTTAAACTATGAACTTGTGACGTAATTTTTCGCAGTTGGGCGTGCCTAGCACGCATGCGCTCCTTTTCTGTCACTCTTCTAAACGGTGGTAGGGGAAATCTGCTGTGTTGGGGGCACGACAGCATATGAGGTTTATAATCTTATAATGTTATACTGATCGGAACCTCCTTCAGTTCCTTGAAACTACGACGCTAAGGGAGTAACGACCACAATGCTGCGTGTCTGTTTGAAAGGGGCAAATGCAGCGGCTCGGGTAAGAACTGAGTGGCAAGCACTGACTAGCATGCTAACCAAACGCTACTAGCCACACTGAGAACGGTCATTCAGTGACCCATTCACAGGCCTAATTTAGTTACCTGTTGTCAGTCAAGGGAAGCTATTATTGTCACTGAAGACTCGTTAATAATTAGTTGTGGAACAACACTGCATGCAAGGATGAAGTACAAAGTTGTATTCTTGTAATATTGTATTTGTTTGAGGTTAAGCAGCTTGCTGTTATCTACTGCCACCTTACGTAAAGTGCGTACCTTCGTAGTGGAAAGAG encodes:
- the rnf103 gene encoding E3 ubiquitin-protein ligase RNF103 codes for the protein MWLKLFFLLLYFLVLFVLARFFEAIVWYETGIFATQLVDPVTLSFKKLKTILECRGLGYSGLAEKKDVRELVEKSGDLMQGELYSAIKNEKEQPGTDSSTTFSGEMHFYELVEDTKDGIWLVQVIAQGRDPLLSKANWGKMIQKVSQFGIRTGTFNCSSDSRYCRKRGWMKSTLIMSVPQTSASKGKVMLKEYNGRRIETEHIFKWMTAHVASRIKTIHVSRQLEDDWYQRDKHAVKMFLFAKLDQPPAFFSALSVKFTGRIEFIFVDVRHWDNASCLEEIGVTQTPSYVLKTPEGIYRYGNSTGEFMSLHAMDTFLRSVQPEVNDLFVLSLVMVNLMAWMDLFVTQGATIKRFVVLISTLGTYNSLLIISWLPILGFLQLPYLESFYEYSLKLLRYADTTAIASWVRADWTFYSSHPALFLSTYLAHGLLIDYFEKKRRCGREDQNANNLEWLTSLWDWYTSYLVHPIASFQTFPNESDWEDDPNFILERLAFPDLWLRPLVPIDYIKHLPTWGFKSSQVSTTDDNADSKRERVQTSGFNGDPGEHCSDVDSPCASGSCRKTDESWSGGEAQDDGSLPWPDDMLPCTECVVCLENFEVDCLVMGLPCGHVFHQQCIVVWLAGGRHCCPVCRWPSYKKKPLRPAHGADSQEQE